Proteins co-encoded in one Nicotiana sylvestris chromosome 7, ASM39365v2, whole genome shotgun sequence genomic window:
- the LOC104214624 gene encoding E3 ubiquitin-protein ligase At1g63170-like → MNSRYFITTDSLCSSRVVVPFPTIATEVVGETMDVNVRNMSSSRTPLSSFLIRMTIRISRSRCFSFLRRVFHYQNGSRSELGSNPFNSVIWMMMECIALSIQIIVTAYTLAISKEERPVWPMRIWVFGYSFGCVLSLILLYWRYWALYIRQRDDIEQQINHDDESRALPPLLERCRTCIELFFAIWFVMGNVWVFDSRFGSFHRAPKLHVLCISLLAWNAITYSFPFILFVLLCCCVPILSSLLGYNMNMGSLDRGASDEQLSNLPSWKYKEIGNKQEFQTSAIDNENAECCICLAKYRDKEEMRELPCSHIFHLKCVDQWLRIISCCPLCKQELER, encoded by the exons ATGAATAGCCGTTACTTCATTACAACAGACTCGTTATGTAGTTCTCGAGTTGTTGTTCCTTTCCCGACAATTGCAACTGAAGTTGTGGGAGAAACAATGGATGTTAATGTTAGAAACATGTCTTCATCAAGGACACCTCTTTCTTCATTCTTGATAAGAATGACTATTAGAATATCAAGATCAAGGTGTTTCAGTTTCTTAAGGAGGGTGTTTCATTACCAAAATGGTTCAAGATCAGAACTTGGTTCAAATCCTTTTAATTCTGTGATTTGGATGATGATGGAGTGCATAGCTTTAAGTATTCAGATAATTGTCACAGCATACACATTGGCTATTTCAAAGGAAGAAAGGCCAGTTTGGCCAATGAGGATTTGGGTATTTGGATATTCTTTTGGATGTGTACTTAGTCTGATTCTGCTTTATTGGCGCTATTGGGCATTATATATCAGGCAAAGAGATGATATTGAGCAGCAAATAAACCATGATGATGAATCAAG GGCCTTGCCGCCTCTACTGGAGAGATGTCGGACTTGTATAGAATTGTTCTTCGCCATATGGTTTGTAATGGGAAATGTTTGGGTGTTTGATTCACGCTTTGGATCATTTCATCGTGCTCCAAAACTTCATGTCCTCTGCATCTCACTGCTAGCTTGGAATGCTATCACTTACTCTTTCCCCTTCATATTGTTTGTATTGTTATGCTGTTGTGTGCCAATTTTGAGTAGTCTTCTTGGCTATAACATGAACATGGGATCACTCGATCGAGGCGCATCTGATGAACAACTCTCCAATTTACCTAGCTGGAAATACAAGGAAATTGGAAATAAACAGGAGTTTCAGACTTCAGCTATAGATAATGAAAATGCT GAATGTTGTATCTGTTTGGCCAAGTACAGAGACAAAGAAGAGATGAGAGAGTTGCCTTGTTCTCATATATTCCATCTCAAATGTGTGGATCAATGGCTCAGAATTATATCTTGTTGTCCTCTCTGTAAACAAGAATTAGAGAGGTAA